A window of Argopecten irradians isolate NY chromosome 1, Ai_NY, whole genome shotgun sequence contains these coding sequences:
- the LOC138321725 gene encoding uncharacterized protein F54H12.2-like translates to MELLDLQNTLLYAKVKIVKADGTNISLTEDVGPINLFLPSLFQRVDVSLNGKTVVSTTNYSPYKAYIQSLLRYGREAKNTQLGTQIWERDDEGDMDESSPRNGTNGALLKRAQCFQGSRVVDMVGPVCHDLFRMDRYLINQVNVGIKLYRSKPAFSLLSGDVAPDYRIAFDDIRLRVCKVKINPAVIYAQSKALESTNAKYPFTQTMIKQMTIPVGATNFTYDNMFQGMRPNQVVVGFVKSTGATGDYAENPWYFQGYDVTNIGLYIDGIPVGGNSLKPKYGTDPQTISILRSMLQSTGKWLDDSGSNIERDDIGLGYALYTFDLEPKFRGGQYLTLLKQGNVRLDVTFGTALTETVSCIIYAEYPGYFEVTEARDVILT, encoded by the coding sequence ATGGAATTATTAGACCTTCAGAATACTCTTCTCTATGCAAAAGTGAAGATCGTCAAAGCTGACGGAACCAACATCTCATTAACGGAAGACGTCGGACCCATCAACCTATTTTTACCATCATTGTTCCAGCGAGTAGACGTCTCTCTCAATGGAAAAACGGTCGTTTCTACTACTAATTATTCCCCTTACAAGGCATACATCCAGAGTCTCTTAAGGTATGGGAGAGAGGCTAAAAACACTCAATTAGGGACGCAGATATGGGAGCGTGATGATGAGGGAGATATGGATGAAAGTAGCCCTCGAAACGGAACCAATGGAGCTCTCCTCAAGAGAGCGCAATGCTTTCAGGGGTCTAGAGTCGTGGACATGGTCGGTCCGGTATGTCACGATCTGTTTAGAATGGATAGATATCTAATCAATCAGGTTAATGTCGGTATAAAGTTGTATCGATCGAAACCGGCATTCTCCCTTTTATCGGGAGATGTCGCACCCGATTATCGGATCGCTTTCGACGATATACGGTTACGCGTATGCAAAGTTAAGATCAACCCAGCCGTGATCTATGCCCAGAGTAAAGCATTAGAATCGACTAATGCCAAGTATCCATTTACTCAAACGATGATCAAACAGATGACTATACCAGTGGGAGCCACCAACTTTACTTATGATAACATGTTTCAAGGAATGAGACCTAACCAGGTCGTTGTGGGATTCGTTAAATCAACAGGTGCTACCGGTGATTATGCAGAAAATCCGTGGTACTTTCAAGGTTACGACGTCACGAACATAGGACTTTATATCGATGGTATACCGGTCGGTGGTAATTCATTAAAACCGAAATACGGCACGGATCCTCAGACTATATCCATCTTAAGAAGTATGCTACAGTCGACTGGTAAGTGGTTGGATGACTCCGGCTCTAACATCGAAAGAGATGACATTGGTCTAGGGTATGCCCTATACACGTTCGATCTCGAACCTAAATTCAGAGGAGGACAATATTTAACACTGCTTAAACAAGGAAACGTCAGATTGGATGTTACCTTCGGTACTGCGTTAACAGAAACGGTATCCTGCATCATTTACGCCGAGTACCCAGGTTATTTCGAAGTCACAGAGGCCAGAGACGTCATTCTAACATGA
- the LOC138323621 gene encoding uncharacterized protein yields the protein MKSLYVQLLLAGLLHTCLCHLCLISPHQRGEMDISSSGSHTCSRHEAPCGGIPPDTGTLPTLVAGQQMFIKWQQNFNHYEVGFPGYMDVGIATGETDNYTLMAFVPDKYVFAQDHQQNYTAVITVPDMECDHCVIRARYQAHKPGETTFYQCADVRVVKQAGPIHRVSLSVPFDPNYKTLRMATDLQTKYPLRQHSAPSFNLQGLAYNDFEPGRLHFVNVSLGSGNIQPLNEFNLGVNLKTRSSRRDALQQAEFLMDGIVALNPAESEMLTIYHHGGTMEDVASEVMVLFTNNGKLELTTALHGFDGVPLSALEYVKPRTYVSFGIKEDKEKPGTFHFVLGQVTYVPGTGLVYKLLYGSPDTENLYVNFQWASLDRTTGLLYVLMGNENSPDALAARIYIYNVFNGSFVKMVPIQTSAFTFMSMHVHRPDPQTAMLYTVAPEGAYSEKRPAWSLISIDPLSGTVRPVFQIAPPGLFERYYGGSLFNGFDQANGVLYHVLRVADTVADVIVSVDVRGKSASFSRLTNLRHIHNLSLSPK from the exons ATGAAGTCACTGTACGTCCAGCTCCTACTGGCGGGCCTTCTACACACCTGTCTCTGTCATCTATGTCTCATCTCTCCTCATCAGCGGGGCGAAATGGACATCTCTTCG TCTGGAAGTCACACCTGTTCCCGACATGAGGCACCTTGCGGTGGGATACCACCAGATACCGGCACTCTACCTACACTGGTGGCAGGACAACAGATGTTTATAAAATGGCAGCAAAACTTTAACCATTACGAAGTCGGGTTTCCAG GATATATGGATGTCGGCATAGCGACAGGGGAGACAGACAACTATACACTTATGGCTTTTGTTCCTGACAAATACGTGTTCGCACAAGACCACCAACAAAACTACACAGCTGTCATC ACTGTACCAGATATGGAATGTGACCATTGTGTTATACGAGCCCGCTATCAAGCTCACAAACCCGGGGAGACCACTTTCTACCAATGTGCTGATGTGAGGGTTGTCAAACAAGCTGGGCCCATCCACAGAGTATCACTATCAGTGCCGTTTGATCCAAACTACAAAACACTCAGAATGGCAACAGATCTCCAAACAAAATATCCATTACGTCAACACAGTGCCCCCTCCTTCAATTTACAAGGACTGGCCTATAACGACTTCGAACCAGGTCGTTTGCACTTCGTTAATGTTTCATTGGGTTCGGGGAACATTCAGCCGCTGAACGAGTTTAACCTTGGAGTTAATTTGAAGACGCGCTCTTCAAGACGAGATGCACTTCAACAGGCAGAATTTCTCATGGATGGCATCGTGGCCTTGAATCCAGCAGAATCAGAAATGCTTACGATTTACCATCATGGTGGCACAATGGAAGACGTAGCGAGTGAAGTTATGGTGCTGTTCACCAACAACGGGAAGCTTGAACTTACCACAGCACTCCACGGCTTTGACGGGGTTCCACTCAGTGCTCTGGAGTATGTGAAGCCGCGGACGTACGTCTCCTTCGGCATAAAAGAGGATAAAGAGAAACCGG GGACATTCCACTTTGTCCTCGGTCAGGTAACATACGTGCCCGGAACAGGTTTAGTATATAAACTGCTTTACGGGAGTCCGGACACAGAAAACTTGTACGTGAACTTCCAGTGGGCAAGTCTGGACCGCACCACCGGACTTCTATATGTTCTTATGGGTAACGAAAATTCGCCGGACGCTCTAGCCGCCAGGATATACATCTACAACGTCTTCAACGG GTCTTTTGTCAAAATGGTGCCAATTCAAACTTCAGCTTTCACATTCATGTCGATGCACGTCCACAGACCAGATCCTCAGACAG CTATGCTATACACCGTTGCTCCTGAAGGTGCCTACTCCGAGAAAAGACCAGCATGGAGCCTGATTAGTATCGACCCCCTGTCGGGAACAGTAAGGCCTGTCTTCCAGATAGCCCCTCCAG GTTTGTTCGAGCGATACTATGGAGGGTCATTATTCAATGGATTTGACCAAGCCAATGGAGTCTTGTATCATGTGCTCAGAGTGGCCGATACTGTCGCTGACGTCATTGTTAGTGTTGACGTCAGAGGAAAGTCTGCTAGCTTCTCGAGACTTACAAACCTCAGACATATACATAATCTCTCACTATCCCCCAAGTAA